One window of the Halobacillus litoralis genome contains the following:
- a CDS encoding aminoglycoside phosphotransferase family protein produces the protein MNLGDLGAPLAVGNTAKVYLFENKIIKVFNDNLPYTESMNEANRQEYAYSCGLYVPKVLDVIKLEEDKQAIVMEYIKGETIGNLLSDNPEQAEYYMNISIDLQRKVHQNEADSIDLMSEKLSRQINSAPYLGDELKSSLLDKLGSMVFEKRLCHGDFHLFNLIKSDDKVAIIDWGDASAGDLRADIYRTYLLYSQLSMDLADMYLHLYCKKSGLSKGEILKWAPIIAAARLSECVTTERPERLLDIVNDYPATEVE, from the coding sequence ATGAACTTAGGCGATTTAGGTGCTCCATTAGCAGTAGGAAATACAGCAAAGGTTTATCTTTTTGAAAACAAGATCATCAAAGTATTCAATGACAATTTACCTTATACGGAATCTATGAATGAAGCTAATAGGCAAGAGTATGCTTATTCGTGTGGCCTCTATGTTCCAAAGGTATTGGATGTCATTAAACTGGAAGAGGACAAACAAGCTATTGTAATGGAGTATATTAAGGGAGAAACAATTGGGAATCTCCTCTCTGATAATCCGGAACAAGCAGAATATTACATGAATATCTCCATTGATCTCCAACGAAAAGTTCATCAGAATGAAGCTGATTCTATTGATCTTATGTCTGAAAAATTAAGTCGCCAAATAAATAGCGCACCTTATTTGGGTGATGAACTCAAAAGTTCCTTACTGGATAAGTTAGGGTCAATGGTATTTGAGAAAAGGCTCTGTCATGGGGATTTTCATTTATTCAATTTAATCAAGTCTGACGATAAAGTGGCAATAATAGATTGGGGGGATGCCAGCGCAGGTGATTTACGTGCTGATATATATAGGACTTACCTTCTTTACTCCCAGCTTTCAATGGATTTGGCAGATATGTATTTACATCTCTATTGTAAGAAAAGTGGTCTTTCAAAAGGTGAAATATTAAAATGGGCGCCGATTATTGCTGCCGCGAGATTGTCTGAATGTGTAACAACAGAGAGGCCTGAGCGACTTTTAGATATCGTAAATGATTACCCTGCTACAGAAGTAGAGTAA